The Scytonema hofmannii PCC 7110 genome includes a region encoding these proteins:
- a CDS encoding heavy-metal-associated domain-containing protein: protein MTLQLKVPKLVCSACAKTITEAIKKVDANAIVQADPKMKLINIETQALRTDIETALALAGYPPSA, encoded by the coding sequence ATGACACTACAACTTAAAGTTCCTAAACTGGTTTGCTCTGCTTGCGCCAAAACTATCACTGAGGCCATTAAAAAGGTTGATGCTAACGCTATTGTTCAAGCTGACCCAAAAATGAAATTAATTAACATAGAAACTCAAGCACTCAGAACAGATATTGAGACGGCGCTCGCGTTAGCAGGGTATCCACCATCTGCCTAA
- a CDS encoding heavy metal-responsive transcriptional regulator has protein sequence MLLKEQGKQIGVVAKESGVPIKTIRYYEELGLLKASDRTEGGFRLFNSNVFARLSFIKRAQSLGLSLLEIKEFLDVHDQGNLPCDHIQAKLNDKIAAIEYQIEQLQVLKIELEGLLSGWEPVSEIPENTICPIIAPT, from the coding sequence ATGTTACTCAAAGAACAAGGAAAACAAATTGGTGTTGTTGCTAAAGAAAGTGGTGTACCGATTAAAACTATTCGTTACTACGAAGAACTGGGCTTGCTCAAGGCTTCGGATCGAACTGAGGGTGGATTTCGATTATTTAACTCAAATGTTTTTGCCCGCCTAAGCTTTATCAAGCGTGCCCAGAGCCTTGGATTGAGCTTGTTAGAGATTAAAGAGTTTTTGGATGTGCATGACCAAGGGAATTTACCCTGCGACCACATCCAAGCAAAACTGAATGATAAAATTGCAGCAATCGAATACCAAATCGAACAGCTACAAGTATTGAAGATAGAGTTAGAAGGGCTGCTTTCAGGCTGGGAACCTGTTTCTGAAATACCTGAAAATACCATCTGTCCGATTATCGCTCCGACTTAA
- a CDS encoding class I SAM-dependent methyltransferase — MGFYSQVILPRFLDWSLSDPNLAKYRQELLVDVKGEVLEIGFGTGLNLAFYPPHIHKITTVDANPGMNALAKKRISNSNITVEQLTLSSENLPISNNTFDSVVSTFTLCSIANVEQALQEIYRILKPGGRFFFLEHGLSDKPNIQVWQHRLTPIQKVIADGCHLNRNIRELVEEQFDEVELKQFTPEKMPDIMAHLYKGIATKSAA; from the coding sequence ATGGGGTTTTACTCACAAGTTATTTTACCGCGCTTTTTAGATTGGAGCTTATCAGACCCAAATTTAGCCAAATACCGTCAGGAACTACTCGTAGATGTCAAAGGAGAAGTTCTAGAAATTGGTTTTGGAACTGGATTAAATCTCGCCTTCTATCCTCCACATATTCATAAAATTACTACTGTGGATGCAAATCCTGGTATGAATGCTTTGGCAAAAAAGCGTATTAGTAACTCGAATATAACAGTTGAGCAATTAACGCTATCGAGTGAAAATTTACCAATATCAAATAATACTTTTGATAGCGTTGTTAGCACTTTTACATTATGCAGCATTGCCAATGTAGAGCAAGCACTTCAAGAAATTTACCGCATCCTCAAACCAGGTGGTAGGTTTTTCTTTTTGGAACATGGGTTAAGCGATAAACCTAACATACAGGTTTGGCAACATCGGCTCACACCTATTCAAAAAGTAATAGCGGATGGATGTCATCTCAATCGAAACATTCGGGAATTGGTAGAGGAGCAATTTGATGAGGTTGAACTTAAACAATTTACACCTGAAAAAATGCCAGATATTATGGCTCATCTATATAAAGGAATCGCAACTAAGAGCGCAGCATGA
- a CDS encoding cupredoxin domain-containing protein gives MNKRVIIGSIASLGLVLGIASNSAVAQMSHEQMQPSQTKQTGQFRRIEQSLWAKGAVTAGGLGLIGLELWWFLLSKPKSQKAQSKQGIQEVTITVDGGYEPSQVVVNTGQRVRLNFYRKDPSSCLEEIRFPDFHIAQELRLNKVTPIEFTPNQPGTYTFTCGMNMFRGVLEVR, from the coding sequence ATGAACAAAAGAGTCATCATTGGCAGTATTGCCAGTTTGGGATTAGTGCTTGGAATTGCTTCAAACTCCGCAGTTGCACAAATGTCCCACGAACAGATGCAACCATCTCAAACAAAGCAAACGGGTCAGTTCCGTCGTATCGAACAATCCTTATGGGCAAAAGGAGCCGTTACTGCTGGCGGATTAGGATTGATAGGACTGGAGTTATGGTGGTTTTTGCTGAGTAAGCCAAAGTCGCAAAAAGCACAATCAAAGCAGGGCATCCAGGAGGTAACAATTACCGTTGATGGTGGGTATGAACCAAGCCAAGTGGTAGTTAATACAGGTCAAAGAGTCCGACTCAACTTCTACCGCAAAGACCCCAGCAGTTGCCTTGAAGAAATTCGATTTCCTGATTTCCATATTGCCCAAGAGCTACGCCTGAACAAAGTGACTCCGATTGAGTTTACTCCCAACCAACCAGGAACTTACACCTTTACCTGCGGCATGAATATGTTTCGCGGTGTCTTGGAGGTTAGGTAG